Proteins from one Rhinopithecus roxellana isolate Shanxi Qingling chromosome 18, ASM756505v1, whole genome shotgun sequence genomic window:
- the WBP4 gene encoding WW domain-binding protein 4 isoform X2, giving the protein MADYWKSQPKKFCDYCKCWIADNRPSVEFHERGKNHKENVAKRISEIKQKSLDKAKEEEKASKEFAAMEAAALKAYQEDLKRLGLESEILEPSITPVTSTIPPTSTSNQQKEKKEKKKRKKDPSKGRWVEGITSEGYHYYYDLISGASQWEKPEGFQGNLKKTAVKTVWVEGLSEDGFTYYYNTETGESRWEKPDDFIPHTSDLTSSKVNENSLGTLDESKSSDSHSDSDGEQEAEEGEVSTETQKPKIKFKEKNKNDGGSDPETQKEKSIQKQNSLGSNEEKSKTFKKSNPYGEWQEIKQEVESHEEVDLELPSTENEYVSTSEADGGGEPKVVFKEKTVTCLGVVAEGVAPVFKKRRTENGKSRNLRQRGDDQ; this is encoded by the exons AT GGCGGACTACTGGAAGTCACAGCCAAAGAAATTCTGTGATTACTGCAAGTGCTGGATAGCAGACAATAGGCCT agtGTTGAATTTCATGAAAGAGGAAAGaatcataaggaaaatgtggcaaaaAGGATCAGTGAG ATTAAACAGAAAAGCCTGGATAaggcaaaggaagaagaaaaggcatCAAAGGAGTTTGCTGCAATGGAGGCAGCTGCCCTGAAAGCATACCAAGAGGATTTGAAAAGGCTTGGCTTAgaatcag AAATTTTGGAGCCAAGCATAACACCAGTAACCAGCACTATCCCACCCACCTCTACATCaaatcaacagaaagaaaagaaagaaaagaagaaaagaaaaaaagatccttCAAAGGGCAGATGGGTGGAAGGCATAACCTCTGAGGGTTACCATTACTATTATGATCTTATCTCAGGAG CATCTCAGTGGGAGAAACCTGAAGGATTTCAAGGAAACTTAAAAAAG ACAGCAGTGAAGACCGTTTGGGTAGAAGGTTTAAGTGAAGATGGTTTTACCTATTATTATAATACAGAAACAGGAG AATCCAGATGGGAGAAACCTGATGATTTCATTCCACACACTAGTGATCTGACTTCTAGTAAGGTCAATGAAAATTCACTTGGCACCCTAGATGAATCCAAATCATCAGATTCGCATAGTGATTCTGATGGGGAACAGGAAGCAGAAGAAGGAGAGGTCTctacagagacacaaaaaccaaaaataaaatttaag gaaaaaaataaaaatgatggagGAAGTGACccagaaacacagaaagaaaaaagtattcagAAACAGAATTCATTAGgttcaaatgaagaaaaatccaaaacttttaaGAAATCAAACCCATATGGAGAATGGCAAGAAATTAAACAAGAGGTTGAGTCTCA TGAGGAGGTAGATTTGGAACTTCCAAGCACTGAAAATGAGTATGTGTCAACTTCTGAAGCTGATGGTGGTGGAGAACCCAAAGtggtatttaaagaaaaaacagtcacTTGTCTTGGAGTTGTGGCAGAAGGAGTGGCCCCAGTCTTCAAAAAGAGAAGAACTGAAAATGGAAAATCTAGGAATTTAAGGCAACGAGGTGATGATCAATAG
- the WBP4 gene encoding WW domain-binding protein 4 isoform X1, producing MLVFYKLTQTGGQERNQNTRFKKADYWKSQPKKFCDYCKCWIADNRPSVEFHERGKNHKENVAKRISEIKQKSLDKAKEEEKASKEFAAMEAAALKAYQEDLKRLGLESEILEPSITPVTSTIPPTSTSNQQKEKKEKKKRKKDPSKGRWVEGITSEGYHYYYDLISGASQWEKPEGFQGNLKKTAVKTVWVEGLSEDGFTYYYNTETGESRWEKPDDFIPHTSDLTSSKVNENSLGTLDESKSSDSHSDSDGEQEAEEGEVSTETQKPKIKFKEKNKNDGGSDPETQKEKSIQKQNSLGSNEEKSKTFKKSNPYGEWQEIKQEVESHEEVDLELPSTENEYVSTSEADGGGEPKVVFKEKTVTCLGVVAEGVAPVFKKRRTENGKSRNLRQRGDDQ from the exons GACAGGGGGACAAGAAAGGAACCAGAACACAAGATTTAAAAA GGCGGACTACTGGAAGTCACAGCCAAAGAAATTCTGTGATTACTGCAAGTGCTGGATAGCAGACAATAGGCCT agtGTTGAATTTCATGAAAGAGGAAAGaatcataaggaaaatgtggcaaaaAGGATCAGTGAG ATTAAACAGAAAAGCCTGGATAaggcaaaggaagaagaaaaggcatCAAAGGAGTTTGCTGCAATGGAGGCAGCTGCCCTGAAAGCATACCAAGAGGATTTGAAAAGGCTTGGCTTAgaatcag AAATTTTGGAGCCAAGCATAACACCAGTAACCAGCACTATCCCACCCACCTCTACATCaaatcaacagaaagaaaagaaagaaaagaagaaaagaaaaaaagatccttCAAAGGGCAGATGGGTGGAAGGCATAACCTCTGAGGGTTACCATTACTATTATGATCTTATCTCAGGAG CATCTCAGTGGGAGAAACCTGAAGGATTTCAAGGAAACTTAAAAAAG ACAGCAGTGAAGACCGTTTGGGTAGAAGGTTTAAGTGAAGATGGTTTTACCTATTATTATAATACAGAAACAGGAG AATCCAGATGGGAGAAACCTGATGATTTCATTCCACACACTAGTGATCTGACTTCTAGTAAGGTCAATGAAAATTCACTTGGCACCCTAGATGAATCCAAATCATCAGATTCGCATAGTGATTCTGATGGGGAACAGGAAGCAGAAGAAGGAGAGGTCTctacagagacacaaaaaccaaaaataaaatttaag gaaaaaaataaaaatgatggagGAAGTGACccagaaacacagaaagaaaaaagtattcagAAACAGAATTCATTAGgttcaaatgaagaaaaatccaaaacttttaaGAAATCAAACCCATATGGAGAATGGCAAGAAATTAAACAAGAGGTTGAGTCTCA TGAGGAGGTAGATTTGGAACTTCCAAGCACTGAAAATGAGTATGTGTCAACTTCTGAAGCTGATGGTGGTGGAGAACCCAAAGtggtatttaaagaaaaaacagtcacTTGTCTTGGAGTTGTGGCAGAAGGAGTGGCCCCAGTCTTCAAAAAGAGAAGAACTGAAAATGGAAAATCTAGGAATTTAAGGCAACGAGGTGATGATCAATAG